One window of the Natronomonas marina genome contains the following:
- a CDS encoding HalOD1 output domain-containing protein, producing the protein MENGAERSELPDDENEVRTQYDWERTTPSTAVVETVASAADADATDIEPLYGTLDPDALDSLIAGSTDDRSDITVSFTFAGELVTLHGTGEVVARPAYETDRIDG; encoded by the coding sequence ATGGAAAACGGAGCGGAACGGTCGGAACTACCCGATGACGAAAACGAGGTTCGCACCCAGTACGACTGGGAACGGACGACGCCCTCGACCGCGGTCGTCGAGACCGTCGCCAGCGCCGCCGACGCCGACGCCACCGACATCGAGCCGCTCTACGGGACGCTCGATCCCGACGCCCTCGATTCTCTCATCGCCGGTTCGACCGACGACCGATCCGACATCACCGTCTCGTTCACCTTCGCGGGGGAGCTGGTGACCCTCCACGGGACGGGCGAGGTCGTCGCCCGTCCGGCGTACGAAACCGACCGGATCGACGGCTGA